The Citrifermentans bemidjiense Bem genome window below encodes:
- a CDS encoding tetratricopeptide repeat protein, with translation MPFALLPAMIYTLRTPRPGLTLLLLLVVACALPGRAEGEQENRLRRIAVRPHQEFTRINLYFQSPPDYTLRLSPGRVRLEVRGADAPSFRKLRGYADARLSGIFTELRAGVLSVSIPVRESEPGVQAVSYGNPSVLSLDIGPGVKRAGRVDIAPGREPILAGTEQFVRAFESDPGGVPFAPTDAKLLKELFTPEELALFQQGESLLYEEQAEAAAGVFTTFLGKPRGARALAFYRLGEAQLGLGRVKEALDAFKRGEAAWPQYLEQADDIQQSYADALARSGDFAAGRRKLLQLMDRYVGTPYQAELMSRLADLSQRQGRKLAAAALYRSVVVHAPGSAAAARARLKLADRELFTLSRDRYRELLAKYQGIYQAPGDFATRDEALFKTALLLALYAPPREALEAAISYDRRYPRGIFSTIVKQMREELLLPSYRELAASGKDEALVQLARENREHLARCFSDPAFPERLSQAFDRTGKLTQEMELFGYLDEKNWAAAGAAFMLSRVVDDAATLGNQAQAEAVGRRFLQRFPADVRAARVREQLGRIAFEKGDLPAAGAELRFLATKGGKAQFPDSDYYLGKAQLAAGDHRGAVRSLARFTQNVREDSALLPDGYFTLAGALAACKDYDGALAACEVGGRVVAGEGAAQFKYKAGELFLQRGEVAKAQASWEKAAASGGTWGKLAGEALADLKWRMKISKELP, from the coding sequence ATGCCTTTTGCCTTGCTCCCCGCTATGATCTACACGTTGCGCACACCCCGCCCAGGGCTCACCCTGCTGCTCCTGCTCGTTGTCGCCTGCGCGCTCCCCGGCCGCGCGGAGGGAGAGCAGGAGAACCGTCTGCGCCGTATCGCCGTCCGTCCCCACCAGGAATTCACCAGGATCAACCTCTATTTCCAGTCCCCTCCCGATTACACGCTCAGGCTCTCTCCGGGACGGGTCCGCCTCGAGGTGAGGGGGGCCGACGCCCCGAGCTTCAGGAAGCTGCGCGGCTACGCGGATGCCAGGCTCTCCGGCATCTTCACCGAGCTGCGAGCCGGGGTCCTGAGCGTCTCCATTCCGGTGCGCGAGTCGGAGCCGGGGGTACAGGCGGTTTCCTACGGCAACCCTTCGGTCCTCTCGCTCGACATCGGGCCGGGGGTGAAGCGGGCAGGAAGGGTCGACATTGCGCCGGGGCGCGAGCCGATCCTCGCCGGGACCGAGCAGTTCGTGCGCGCCTTCGAATCGGATCCGGGAGGGGTTCCCTTCGCCCCCACCGACGCGAAGCTTTTGAAGGAGCTCTTCACCCCCGAGGAGCTGGCGCTCTTCCAGCAGGGGGAGAGCCTCCTTTACGAGGAGCAGGCCGAGGCTGCTGCAGGGGTCTTCACCACCTTCCTGGGGAAGCCCCGGGGGGCGCGGGCGCTCGCCTTTTACCGGCTCGGGGAGGCGCAGTTAGGGCTTGGGCGCGTCAAGGAGGCGCTGGACGCCTTCAAGCGGGGGGAGGCGGCCTGGCCGCAGTACCTGGAGCAGGCAGACGACATCCAGCAATCCTACGCCGACGCCCTGGCCCGAAGCGGCGACTTCGCCGCCGGGCGCCGCAAGCTCCTGCAGCTCATGGACCGCTACGTCGGCACCCCCTACCAGGCCGAGCTGATGAGCCGCCTGGCGGACCTGTCGCAGCGCCAGGGTAGGAAGCTTGCGGCGGCGGCCCTGTACCGAAGCGTCGTGGTGCACGCGCCCGGTAGCGCCGCGGCGGCAAGGGCGCGGCTGAAGCTTGCCGACCGTGAACTCTTCACCCTTTCCCGTGACCGTTACCGGGAACTTCTGGCCAAGTACCAGGGGATCTACCAGGCGCCGGGCGACTTCGCCACGAGGGACGAGGCGCTCTTCAAGACGGCGCTTCTGCTGGCCCTTTACGCCCCCCCCCGGGAGGCGCTGGAGGCCGCCATCAGCTACGACCGGCGCTACCCGCGCGGCATCTTCAGCACTATCGTCAAGCAGATGCGCGAGGAGCTGCTGCTCCCCTCCTACCGTGAGCTCGCCGCGTCAGGAAAGGACGAGGCCCTGGTGCAGCTCGCGCGGGAGAACCGTGAGCATCTCGCCCGGTGCTTCAGCGACCCCGCCTTCCCCGAGAGGCTCTCCCAGGCCTTCGACCGTACCGGGAAGCTGACCCAGGAGATGGAGCTTTTCGGTTACCTGGACGAGAAGAACTGGGCCGCGGCGGGCGCCGCGTTCATGCTCTCCCGCGTGGTGGACGATGCCGCCACCTTAGGGAACCAAGCGCAGGCTGAGGCGGTGGGGCGCAGGTTCCTGCAGCGCTTCCCGGCCGACGTGCGCGCCGCGAGGGTCAGGGAGCAGCTGGGGCGGATCGCCTTCGAGAAGGGGGACCTGCCGGCGGCGGGTGCTGAGCTTCGCTTCCTCGCCACCAAGGGAGGGAAGGCGCAGTTTCCCGACAGCGACTATTATCTCGGCAAGGCGCAGCTGGCCGCCGGCGACCACAGGGGCGCGGTGAGGAGCCTCGCCCGGTTCACCCAGAACGTGAGGGAGGACTCGGCGCTTCTTCCCGACGGCTACTTCACCCTGGCCGGGGCGCTTGCCGCCTGCAAGGATTACGACGGGGCGCTGGCGGCCTGCGAGGTCGGGGGTAGGGTCGTAGCCGGAGAGGGCGCCGCGCAGTTCAAGTACAAGGCCGGCGAACTCTTCCTGCAGCGGGGGGAGGTGGCCAAGGCTCAAGCGAGCTGGGAGAAGGCGGCAGCTTCCGGGGGGACCTGGGGGAAACTTGCCGGCGAGGCGCTTGCTGACCTCAAGTGGCGCATGAAGATCTCCAAGGAGCTCCCCTGA